The Coffea eugenioides isolate CCC68of chromosome 8, Ceug_1.0, whole genome shotgun sequence genome has a segment encoding these proteins:
- the LOC113780230 gene encoding uncharacterized protein LOC113780230, translating to MPHHDVDLEAGSLSEWIPDPRRKSISLSLMSAHEDTNFRIYAEYKLCIKSQMNGKDLERTANHLFSYCDFDRGWPAFHSLDDIKDSSKGYLVKDTLIVEAEVTLVRKAPPAHYILKIDSYSFLLAILKIKGASFYSTDIFEASGYKWRLYFYPDGDKERYGEGCISLYVSIEDTSALQLGWEIDANVTFFVYDQIRDEYLMFQDTKRLHEINKECGIAQLLDLSYFKNPTNGFLFHDKCVVGVEIFANIYTGVGECLPVPEKFYYNPYTWKINDYSKCANVLYSEVFVRGNHHWKLRLCPKGDFGQEGKSLSLYLELVESEPATRIYADYKFQLKNQESGEDFELTGLDVFSSSTPSWGFSEFLSINDVEDSSKGFLVEDALIIQVEIIHISAVKKFS from the exons ATGCCCCATCATGATGTGGATTTG GAAGCTGGTTCTTTATCCGAATGGATACCAGATCCAAGAAGGAAAAGCATTTCCCTCTCTCTAATGTCAGCTCATGAAGACACTAATTTTAGAATATATGCAGAATACAAATTGTGCATAAAGAGCCAGATGAATGGCAAAGATTTGGAACGTACAG CTAATCATTTGTTCTCTTATTGCGATTTTGATCGGGGTTGGCCAGCCTTTCACTCTTTGGATGACATTAAAGATTCTTCTAAAGGCTACCTAGTGAAAGATACTCTAATTGTTGAAGCTGAAGTCACTC TGGTCAGAAAGGCGCCTCCAGCTCACTATATATTAAAGATTGACTCATACTCGTTTCTTCTTGCAATTTTGAAGATTAAAGGAGCAAGTTTTTACAGTACAGATATTTTTGAAGCTAGTGGTTACAAATG GAGGTTATATTTCTACCCTGATGGTGACAAAGAAAGATATGGAGAAGGATGCATATCTCTTTATGTGAGCATTGAGGATACTAGTGCTTTGCAACTTGGCTGGGAGATTGATGCCAATGTCACATTTTTTGTATATGATCAGATTCGAGACGAGTACTTAATGTTCCAAG ACACAAAACGGTTGCATGAAATTAACAAAGAATGCGGCATTGCCCAATTGCTGGATCTCAGCTATTTCAAGAATCCCACAAATGGCTTCCTTTTTCATGACAAATGTGTGGTCGGAGTGGAAATTTTTGCAAATATATATACTGGTGTGGGAGAGTGCTTGCCGGTGCCTGAGAAATTCTACTACAACCCCTACACTTGGAAGATCAATGACTATTCTAAGTGTGCAAATGTTCTCTATTCTGAAGTTTTTGTCCGAGGAAACCACCACTG GAAGCTAAGACTTTGTCCCAAAGGAGACTTTGGGCAGGAAGGTAAAAGCCTATCCCTCTATCTGGAACTGGTTGAATCAGAACCTGCTACAAGAATTTACGCAGATTACAAGTTTCAGCTAAAAAACCAGGAAAGCGGAGAAGATTTTGAGCTCACAG GTCTTGACGTATTTTCTTCTTCAACCCCTAGTTGGGGTTTTTCTGAATTTCTTTCCATAAATGATGTTGAAGACTCTTCCAAAGGATTCCTCGTTGAAGATGCTTTGATTATTCAAGTCGAAATCATCCATATCTCAGCTGTTAAAAAGTTCTCCTAA